The Edwardsiella tarda ATCC 15947 = NBRC 105688 region CGTGTGCGCCCGCCTCGCCGTGGCCATAGTGCAGATCGTCGTGGTGTTGATGCGGAACGAATGCGCTATTGTGCTCGTGCTCGTGCTCGTGCTCGTGCTCGTGCTCGTGCTCGTGCTCGTGGCTATGGGCGTGTGTATGCGCGTGATCGTGAGCATGTTCATGCGCGTGTTCATGTTCATGTGTGTGTTCGTGCGCCTGCGCCTGTTCTGGCGTAGCGAACACATAGTGGTAGTGGTGATGCACATCACCATTATGGTGGTAGTGGTGGTGGACGTTGACGACGCGCGCGGACGCTTGCCCCTCATGGTCGTGATGATGGTCATGCTCATGATGATGACCATGGTGGTGACCATGGCGATGCGCGTGCCCGTCGTGAGCGTGGGCGTGATGGTGTTCGTCGCCTTCAATATGCAGTTCGCCGGCTGCACAGCCGCAGGTGGTACACATAAGGGGTCTCCTGAGCGTTAAGGTTACTCAATCTCAATCTGTTTGATTTGCATGCTATCGCCGTCATCGACGCGCAGGTTATGGCTCTGGCAGTGCGGGCAACCGGCATCATGGCTGGTCACCGTGATGGGCTGGCTGCAACTCCAGCACCAGGCTTGCGCCGGGATGGTGTTGATATGCAGCGCGCAGCCCTCGGCTAGCGTACCGCGACAGACGATGTCAAAACAGAAGGTTAAGGCGCTCTCCTCGATGCAGGAGAGCGCGCCGATGTCCAGCCAGACCGCGGTGACGCGCTGGGCGTCGCTGGCGCGCGCCTGGCGTTCGATAATGTCAAATGCGCTTTGGCAAAGGGATAATTCATGCATGATCGTTCTTCTTTTGTTGTGCCGGCCTATCCTCGGGGAAAGCGGGCGGCTGAACTTTGATGCGCGTCATCAGTTCACCGATTCCTCTTCGCCGGATGGCGCATCAGCGGCGGAGATCGCATCATTTTGGCGATAAGCGGCGATGATCGCCTGGCCGAGCGCCAATGCACCGTCACCGGCGGGGAGGCGTTGGGGGAGTAGCAGGCGGTAGTCCGCCAGGCGCTCCTGCAACAGTTGGCGCAGCAGTCGATTGTGCAGCACCCCGCCGGACAATACCAGCGTTTGGCACCCTTCCCGCGCGGCATGGTGACGCAGCAGCGCCGCCAGGCCATCGGCCAGTGCGCGGTGGAAGGCCAGCGCGCGCAGCGGGAGCGGGGCTTGCCAGCTGAGCCAATCGTGCCAGAAGTCCCCCATCGCCAACTCGCCTTGAGGGGTCAATCGCAGGGTGATGGGGGTCGCTTGCGGCCAGGCCTGCCAGGCTTGTGCCTCCAGGCGGCAGGCCGCCTCACCCTCGAAGCTGATCGCCTCGTGGCAGATGCCTAACGCCGCCGCCGCCGCGTCGAACAGACGGCCACAGGAGGAGGCGGGCGGGCAGTTGAGTCCCCGTTCGATCGCCTTAGCCAGCAGGGGCCAGTTCTTCTGCTGGAGGGCGTGTGTCTCCGGGTAGCGTTGCCAATCGGGGAGGAAACGCAGCAGTTGTGCCAGTAGGTTACGCCAGGGCTGGCGTGCGGCCAGATCTCCACCGGGCAGCGCCACCGCCGGCAGCCCACCCAGCCGGTGATAATCACGGTAGTCGACGCGGAGACACTCGCCGCCCCAGAACTCGCCCTCCTCGCCGTAACCGATACCGTCCAGTGCCAGGCCGATCAGCGGAGTCTGCTGCGGGGTGATGCCATGCTCGGCCATGCAGGCGACCAGATGAGCGTGATGATGTTGCACCGCAATCAACGGCAGCGCCTGTTGCTCGGCCAACTGCTGTGCCAGGCGGCGGCTGTGATAGCCGGGATGACGGTCGCAGGCGATGGCCTGCGGGGTGAATTGGTAGATCTGTTGTAGCAGTTGCCAAGTTTGGCGCATCTGCTGCTGGATACGCGCCTCCCCCAAATCACCGAGGTGTTGGCTGAGTAGGGCGCGCCCCTTGTGTAGCAGGCAGAAGGTATTTTTCAGATCGCCGCCGACGGCGGCCACATCGGGCAACCGCTGAAAGGCCTCGGGGAGATCGAGCGTATCCGGCACATAGCCGCGTGCCCGGCGTAGCATTTCGCTGCCGTCGGGATGGTAGCGCAGCAACGAATCGTCGGCGCGTTGTACGATGTCGCGGTTATGCATCAGCCACAGATCGGCGATGCCCTCCAGATCGCTCAACGCCTGGTCGTTGCTCAATGCCGGCGGTTGACCACTGGCATTGCCGGAGGTCATCACCAGCGGGCGGCCGAGGCGTGCCAGCAGCAGATGGTGCAGCGGGGTGCTGGGCAGCATCACGCCGACTTCATCCAGGCCGGGAGCGACCCCGGTCGGTACCGCGTCGGAGGCGGGGATCAGGACGATGGGCGCCGCGGGGCTGTTCAACAGGGCCACGAGTCCCGCCTCCGGCGTGGTGCGGCAGTAGCGTGCCAGCCAGTCTATTCCCGGCAACATCAGGGCCAGCGGCTTCGCCGGACGCTGCTTACGGGTACGTAGGCGGGCGATGGCGGCGGCATCGCTGGCGTCGCAGGCGAGGTGAAATCCGCCTAATCCCTTGATGGCGACGATACCTCCGCTCTCCAGTACCTGGCAGACGGCCTGCCAAGCCTCCTCACCGTCGCGCCGCGCCTGCCCGCCCGCCTCACAGGGCCCACAGCGTTGGGCCACACAGGGCACAGGCGGTCGGCTGGGCGTGAAAGCGGCGATCGGCGGGATCGCCATATTCGCGCGCGCAACGCGGGCAGAGTGGAAAGTCGGCCATGGCGGTGTTGGGCCGATCGTAGGGCATGCGGCGGATGATGGTGAAGCGTGGGCCACAGTGGGTGCAATTGATAAAGGGGTAGCCATGGCGTCGATTGCGCGGATCGCGCATCTCCGCCAGGCAGTGCGGGCAGGTGGCGGCATCGGGCACGATCTGGGTGTCCATGGCTCCCTGGCGACTTTCGACGATGCGAAAACCGTCGGCGGGGCAGGTCGGCCAAGGTTGGGGCTCGATGCTATCGATGCGTGCCAGCGGCGGGCAGTCGGCATACAGCCGTTGGCAGAGCGCCGCGAGATCCAGCGGTAGCCGCACCACCAGCCAGACGCCGCCGGCATCGTTGCTGACCTCGCCATGTAGCCCCATCTCGTGGGCTATCTGCCAGACATAGGGGCGAAAACCGACGCCCTGAACCTTTCCTTTTATCCGTAGTGCGATGGCGTTGTGTTCCAAAAAAATAACTCCGAGCCAGCGCGCCGCGGGGCTGGCGATGTTGCTATATAAGCGGGAAGCGCGGCGTTACGCCCTACGCGCTGAGGACGACGGTCTTGCGATGGTGGCGGCACCCTACCGTATAACCAGGCAGCCTACACGCAAATCGCGCCGCGTTAAATAAAGCGAACGGTGAATAAATTGTCGCAAATGGGCCGCGGGGGACGCAATGCGGCATGTCATATCTGAGGGATAGTTCTCGCTTTCGTGGCGGGCGAGCCGCCCAGACGAACGCCCCCGCGCAACGCGGCGCGCGGCGGGGGAGGCGGCGATTACAGCAGATCGCCGAGATTATCGAAGGCGGCGCGTTGGCGGCGCTCTTGGATCAGCGCCTGCATGGCATTGCGGTCGATCAGGCGCAGCGCCTCGGTCGGGCAGGCCTCTACGCAGGCTGGACCGTTGGCGCGGTGGTGGCACAGATCGCACTTATTGGCCTCGGCCTTGCTGCCGCTGAGGCACCCTTGGCTGCCATAGCGTTGCGTCACCGCCGTGGTGACCACCTCCATGGTGCCGTAGGGGCAGGCGACCACGCAGGTCTTACAACCGATGCATTTCTCCTGGTCAACGCAGATAAAGTCCTGTTGACGGCTGATGGCGCCATTGGGGCAGACATTGGCACAGGGGGCATCTTCGCACTGGCGGCAGAGAATCGCCGTGCTGATGTTGTCTCCCTTGATGACGTGAATGCGTGGCGTGAAGTTGTCGCGGCTGAGGTTATGCAGCTCGCTCTCTTCCCGATGGGCCATGACGCAGGCGATTTCGCAGGTACGGCAGCCGATGCATTTCTTGGGATCCGCAATGACAAACCGATTCATTCAATTACTCCCGATATCGTTATAGTGTCGCGCCGTATCGTGCCGACGGGGGGCATAGACCCTCACCGTCGGGGGGATTATCAAAAGTGATACGCGGTGTGTTAGTTTGATACGGCACCGCGTACCCCGTTGATAAGCCATTTAAAGGCGCGTTATTGTTTTGAGAGCCGTCGGCCCGTCAACCCTCTGCGCTTTCGCGTAGATGACGCTTAATGCTGTCGTACTCGCGCACCACATAGGCTTCCGCCGCCGCTTGATCGGCGATGGCTTCCAGGGTGACGGCGCAGTACTTGTATTCCGGCGTCTTGGTGATCGGACTCAAGTTCTCGGCGACCAGTTCGTTACAGGCGCCGATCCACCACTGGTAGGTCATGTAGACCGCCCCGCGGTTGGCACGTTCGCTGACGGACGCCCGGCTGATGACCTTGCCTTGGCGTGAGCGGATCCACACCAGATCTTGATCGCGGATGCCGAAGGTCTTGGCGTCTGCGGTGTTGATCTGAACGTAGCCCGGTTCGTCGGCCAGCGCGGCCAGCGCCTTACAGTTACCGGTCATGGAGCGGCAGGAGTAATGGCCGACTTCACGTACCGTCGCCAGCACCAGCGGATAGTCGTCGCTGACGCGATCGATCGGCGGACGCCATTCGCAGGTGAAGAACTGGCCTTTGCCATTCGGCGTATCGAACTTACCGCCCTGGTACAGATATTGCGTGCCGGGGCTATCCAGGGTCGGGCACGGCCACTGGACATAGGCCAGATCCGCCATCTTCTCGTACGTGGCACCATAGTAGATCGGGCACAGCTCGCGCAGCTCGTCCCAAATCTCCTGGGTGTTGTGGTAGTGCATCGGGTAGCCCATCGCCGTTGACATCAGGCTGATGATCTCCCAGTCACGCTTCACGTCACCCTCGGGCTCTACCGCCTTATAGAAACGCTGGAAGCCGCGATCCGCCGAGGTATAGACCCCTTCATGCTCGCCCCAGCTGGTGGCCGGGAAGATCACGTCGGCGATGGCCGCGGTCTTGGTCATGAAGATATCTTGTACGATCAACAGATCGAGCTGTTCGAAGGTGCGGCGAATGGTGGCCAGATCCGGTTCGGTTTGCAGCGGATCTTCGCCCATCACATAGTGCGCCTTCAGCAGACCGTGCTCGATGTTGTGCGGCACCTCGCTCAGGGCATAACCGATCTTATCGTTCAGTTTCTCGACGCCCCAGGCCTTGGCGAATTTCTCCAACACCTCCGGCTGGTTAACGTACTGGTAGCCGGGGAAGGTGTTGGGCAGTGCGCCCATGTCACAGGCCCCCTGCACGTTGTTCTGGCCGCGTACCGGGCCGACACCGACGTAAGGCTTGCCCAGGTTGCCGGTCAGCAACGCGATGCTGGTCAGGGTACGGACGGTCTCCACCCCTTGGTAGAATTGGGTCACACCCATTCCCCACAGGATGGTGGCGGTCGGCGCCTTGGCGTACATGCGCGCCGTCTCGCGGATCATCTGTGCGCTGATGCCGGTGGTCTCTTCCACCGACTCCGGGGTATAGGTGGCGACCAGATCGCGGAAGGTCTCGAACGCTTCCGTATGCTGCTCGATGAAGGCCCGGTCATGCAGGTTTTCGGCGATGATCACCTGCGCCATGGCGTTCAGGAACGCGATATTGGAGCCGTTTTTCAGCGGCACGTGAATATCGGCGATGCGCGCGGTCTCGATGCGCCGCGGATCGCAGACAATGATTTTTGCCCCTTTCGCCTTCGCCTTGATGATACGGCGCGCGACGATGGGGTGAGAGTCCGCGGCATTGTAGCCGAAGACAAAAATACAGTCGGTATCTTCAATTTCGACGATGGAGTTGCTCATGGCGCCGTTACCGACCGATCGCTGCAGACCTGCAACCGAAGGGCCGTGTCAGACGCGTGCGCAACAGTCGATATTGTTAGTACCGATCGCCGCACGGGCAAACTTTTGCATCACGTAGTTGGCTTCGTTGCCGGGACCGCGCGATGAACCGGTGGTCATGATGGCATCGGGACCATACTTCTCTTTGACCGCCAGCAGTCGGGAGCTGGCGAAGGCGATCGCCTCGTCCCAGGAAACCGCTTCCAGTTTGCCGCCGCGCTCGCGACGGATCATCGGTGACTTCAGGCGAGGCGTCAGGATCTTGGTGTCGTGGATAAAATCCCAGCCGTAATACCCTTTCAGGCACAGCTCACCCTGGTTCGTCACGCCATTCGCCCCTTCGGCGCGAATGATCCTGCCGTTATCCACCACCAGGTTGATTTTGCAACCTGAGGCGCAATAAGGGCAGACCGTGATGACTTTTTTCATCAACATTGCTCCTATTATTATGATCACCGGCGGCTTATGGCCCATCCGATGTAACGATGCTACAGAGAGCCGGGGCGCATCGCGTTGCTGCCCCGCCCGGTGACGGACGGCGTCATGACCTCTCCGCCGCGCTCTCCCGTTTATATATGCATGATGCGTGCCAGGTTTTCCCATCAAGCCGAGTGGCTTAATTGCCTGAACTATAAAGGCAGGTGGGGGAAGCCCGTGATGATCCGCATCAAAGTGCCGACGGACTCGACAAAAGTGTCGATCCCGTCGTCGCGTGACTCAGCGCATGACCTCGTCGTCCGGCACGGCCAGACGAGGGATGCCGCCATCCTCCTGCCAATGGTGTAGGCGCTGATACAACGCCTCGACCGCCTCCTTGACCGGCTGCATCATCGGCGCATAGAAGGCGACGATGGCCGGTTGGATACCGATAAAGGTGATGTCGGCGACATCCTCGCGCAGCTGGGCTATCAGGTAGCTCAGCGGTAGATTATGGGTGGTGACGATAAACAGCTCGGCGATATCGCGCTCGTCGATGATGCGCATCTCGCCCGGCTCCAATCCCATCTCTGTCGCATCGACGATCAGCAGCTTGTCTGGCCGCAGATCTCGGATCTGGTGGGCGTAGCTCTCGGGGCTACTGCCGCCGTCGATGACACGCCAACCGGGGATCGGGTGCCCGCATAGCTTCTCGGCCAGCAGCGGACCGGCGCCGTCGTCGCCCATCATGCTGTTGCCTACACACAGGATAAGATTGTCAGCCATTGTGTCGTTTCACCATCAGATAGATTGTCGGTTCATTCTCAATCAGCCGCAGGGCGTCGATCAGCGCGTGACTCCACGCCTGCTGCTGGGCGGTCATCGTCGGCCGCGCCCGATCCAGGGCACAGGCCAGCAGATGGGTGTGGCTACTGTCGATGGTGATCTCGCCGAAGCGTAGCAGCCCCGCCAGCTTACGTCGTGCCTCCCCCTCCTCCAACTGACCGATCCAGTCGCGATAGTCGCTCAGGGGCAGGGAGAGACAGGGCTTCAGGCAGTCGATCACCCCCAGGTGGTGGCCGATGGCCAGGCTGTAGTAGATCACCTCACGGGCCGCCGGCGGTGTCGCCGCTTCCTCTTCGGCCTGTTGAATAAACTTGGCGTTGAGGATGTGGAACACCACCGTCGGATCGGGGAAGTAGGCGGCGGCGCGATCGTTCATCGTATGCCTCCGTTGGGGGCGGCCTGGTTGCATACCTGCAACAGACGGCCCATCACCTCGTTTAAGCGTGGATCATTCTCGTCGGCGAGGAAGCGCGCCAGGCGCTCCTCCACGCTCAGCGCATCGCGGCTGGCCAGCAGGGTCATGAATTTGTCGGCCAGCTGGCGGCCATAACGGTAGCCGGACATGCGCCGTGCCTCACGGTCGATCAACACGCGCAGGGGTTGCGGGATCGCCGGATGCAGGATGGCGGCCTGCTCGTCTTCGCCTTGCGGGTGGTGCTCCGCCTTGAGTTTTTGATCCAGTAAGCCGAGCGCCACGGCGAAGCCATACAGCGTCGCCGCTGGCGTTGGCGGGCAACCAGGGATATAGACATCCACCGGCACGATCTTGTCGGTGCCGCCCCAGACGCAGTAGAGATCGTGGAAGATGCCGCCGCTACAGCCGCAGGCACCGTATGAGATCACGATCTTGGGATCGGGGGCCGATTGGTAGGCGCGTAGCGCCGGGACGCGCATCGCACGGGTGACGGCACCGGTAAACAGCAGGATGTCGGCGTGGCGTGGCGAGGCGACCACTTTGATACCGAAGCGCTCGGCATCGAACAGCGGCGAGATGGCGGCGAAGATCTCGATTTCGCAGCCGTTGCAGCCGCCGCAGTCGACGCGGTAGACGTAGGCGGAGCGGCGGATGTCCTTCAGCAGGGTCTGCTTCAGGCGAGCGGCCTGCTCATCCAGGGTGATCGGGATGGGTTGGCCGTTGGCGTCGCGCGGACCGATTAGATGACCTTGTGCGGACGGGGTCGTGAGGATGTGGCTCATTGTGACGCCTCCGGCATCAGGTGACGACTCAGGGTAATGCGTGTCGTCGGAATGGTGTTGTGTTTCTGCTTACAGGCCGGACAGGTTTCGAACTGAGCGCGGCGCGCCTCGGCCTGTTCGGCGCTGAGTTGACCCGCCTGCACCAGCAGGGCCATGGCGTAGTCGATCTCCTTCTGGGCGGCGTAGGGGGCACCGCACTCGACACAATGGCAGATGGCGAAGTCGGCGCGTTGTTGTAGATCCTCCTTGCGCCACACCGCCAGTTCAAACTCCGGTGAGAGCACGATGGCGGCGGTGGGGCAGACCTCCTCACAGCGGGCGCAGAAGATGCAGCGTCCCAGGTTGAGCGACCAGCGGCGCAGCCCGTTGGCGACGTCGTTCTCCATGGTCAAGGCGTTGGCCGGACAGGCAGCGGTGCAGGCGCCGCAGGCGATGCACTGGCGGGCGTCATATTGCGGCTTGCCGCGAAAGTTGGGGTCGACATCCAGCGGCCGTGCCGGGTAGGCGACGGTGGCGTGGCGATGCCGTAGGGCAGTTTTGAGTAGTTTCAACATGGTCTCGGGTCTCCGGCGATCACTTCAGCGGTGAATCCTTGCGTTCCAGTCCGTAGCGCTCGATCTCCTTGTAGGGAACGGTCACCGACTTGCGGCGGTTGACGTCCACCAGGGTGACGCGGTCGGTACAGGAGTAGCAGGGGTCGAGGCTGCCGATGATCAACGGAGCATCGGACACGGTGTTGCCGCGTAACATGTAGCGCAGGGTCGGCCAGTTGGCGTAGGTCGCCGCCCGACAGCGCCAGCGGTACAGCTTCTGGTTGTCGCCGGTCATCGACCAGTGGATGTCGTCGCCGCGCGGCGCCTCGGTGAAGCCCAGGGCGAAACGGTGCGGCACATAGTTGAAGCCTTCGACGGCCAGTGGGCCGCCCGGCAGATTATCCAGGCCGAACTCGATCATATTGAGGGCGGTGAACACCTCGTTGATGCGCACCTTGACGCGTGAGATGACGTCACAGCCCTGTTCGCTGTGCACCGTCATCGGCAGCAGATCGTACCCGGCGAACGGGTGGTCGGCACGGGTGTCGCGTGCGTGGCCGCTGGCGCGTACCATCGGGCCGACGTTACTGAAGTCGCGCGCGATCTGCGGGTCGAGGCGGCCGATGCCGACGGTGCGTTGCTCGATGTTGGGGGTACTGAACAGGATGTC contains the following coding sequences:
- the hycI gene encoding hydrogenase maturation peptidase HycI; amino-acid sequence: MADNLILCVGNSMMGDDGAGPLLAEKLCGHPIPGWRVIDGGSSPESYAHQIRDLRPDKLLIVDATEMGLEPGEMRIIDERDIAELFIVTTHNLPLSYLIAQLREDVADITFIGIQPAIVAFYAPMMQPVKEAVEALYQRLHHWQEDGGIPRLAVPDDEVMR
- a CDS encoding formate hydrogenlyase maturation HycH family protein gives rise to the protein MNDRAAAYFPDPTVVFHILNAKFIQQAEEEAATPPAAREVIYYSLAIGHHLGVIDCLKPCLSLPLSDYRDWIGQLEEGEARRKLAGLLRFGEITIDSSHTHLLACALDRARPTMTAQQQAWSHALIDALRLIENEPTIYLMVKRHNG
- the hydN gene encoding electron transport protein HydN, which codes for MNRFVIADPKKCIGCRTCEIACVMAHREESELHNLSRDNFTPRIHVIKGDNISTAILCRQCEDAPCANVCPNGAISRQQDFICVDQEKCIGCKTCVVACPYGTMEVVTTAVTQRYGSQGCLSGSKAEANKCDLCHHRANGPACVEACPTEALRLIDRNAMQALIQERRQRAAFDNLGDLL
- a CDS encoding formate dehydrogenase H subunit alpha, selenocysteine-containing encodes the protein MKKVITVCPYCASGCKINLVVDNGRIIRAEGANGVTNQGELCLKGYYGWDFIHDTKILTPRLKSPMIRRERGGKLEAVSWDEAIAFASSRLLAVKEKYGPDAIMTTGSSRGPGNEANYVMQKFARAAIGTNNIDCCARVUHGPSVAGLQRSVGNGAMSNSIVEIEDTDCIFVFGYNAADSHPIVARRIIKAKAKGAKIIVCDPRRIETARIADIHVPLKNGSNIAFLNAMAQVIIAENLHDRAFIEQHTEAFETFRDLVATYTPESVEETTGISAQMIRETARMYAKAPTATILWGMGVTQFYQGVETVRTLTSIALLTGNLGKPYVGVGPVRGQNNVQGACDMGALPNTFPGYQYVNQPEVLEKFAKAWGVEKLNDKIGYALSEVPHNIEHGLLKAHYVMGEDPLQTEPDLATIRRTFEQLDLLIVQDIFMTKTAAIADVIFPATSWGEHEGVYTSADRGFQRFYKAVEPEGDVKRDWEIISLMSTAMGYPMHYHNTQEIWDELRELCPIYYGATYEKMADLAYVQWPCPTLDSPGTQYLYQGGKFDTPNGKGQFFTCEWRPPIDRVSDDYPLVLATVREVGHYSCRSMTGNCKALAALADEPGYVQINTADAKTFGIRDQDLVWIRSRQGKVISRASVSERANRGAVYMTYQWWIGACNELVAENLSPITKTPEYKYCAVTLEAIADQAAAEAYVVREYDSIKRHLRESAEG
- a CDS encoding NADH-quinone oxidoreductase subunit B family protein — its product is MSHILTTPSAQGHLIGPRDANGQPIPITLDEQAARLKQTLLKDIRRSAYVYRVDCGGCNGCEIEIFAAISPLFDAERFGIKVVASPRHADILLFTGAVTRAMRVPALRAYQSAPDPKIVISYGACGCSGGIFHDLYCVWGGTDKIVPVDVYIPGCPPTPAATLYGFAVALGLLDQKLKAEHHPQGEDEQAAILHPAIPQPLRVLIDREARRMSGYRYGRQLADKFMTLLASRDALSVEERLARFLADENDPRLNEVMGRLLQVCNQAAPNGGIR
- the hypA gene encoding hydrogenase maturation nickel metallochaperone HypA gives rise to the protein MHELSLCQSAFDIIERQARASDAQRVTAVWLDIGALSCIEESALTFCFDIVCRGTLAEGCALHINTIPAQAWCWSCSQPITVTSHDAGCPHCQSHNLRVDDGDSMQIKQIEIE
- a CDS encoding formate hydrogenlyase complex iron-sulfur subunit, giving the protein MLKLLKTALRHRHATVAYPARPLDVDPNFRGKPQYDARQCIACGACTAACPANALTMENDVANGLRRWSLNLGRCIFCARCEEVCPTAAIVLSPEFELAVWRKEDLQQRADFAICHCVECGAPYAAQKEIDYAMALLVQAGQLSAEQAEARRAQFETCPACKQKHNTIPTTRITLSRHLMPEASQ